The stretch of DNA TCGGGGCGCGTGGAGACGCATTATGCTACGTCGCGGTCGGTTCGGCTGGCGACCGTCTCCGCGGCGCTTTGCATGGCCTTCTCCGGAGACTTGCCGTCCAGCATGTTCCCGATTTCGGTGTTGATGGCGTCGATGACCTCCGGCGTATCGACCGTGTAGCGGTACGGCTCTATCTCCGTCGCCACCTCCGCGAACAGGCGGAACACCGCCTGCCCGCCGTAGAAGTCGAGTTCCTCGTCGTAGATGTCGGACTCGTACGCGGAGGTGAGCGACGGGAACAGCCCGTACTCTTCGAGCATCATGTTCTGGACGTCGGGCGTCGTCATCGCGTACTCGATGAAGTCCCACGCGCGTTCGACGGTCCCCTCGTCGTCGATTTGGGAGGGAATCGCCATGTTCGAACCGCCGCGGTTCGACGCTCGGGTGCCGCCCTTCTCGAACGCCGGGAGTTTGTACACGCCCCAGTTTCCGGCGGTGTCCGGAAGCTCCGCGCGGAGGGTGCCGTCCATCCACGCGGCGGTGGGGATGGAGGCGAGCGTTCCCTCGGAGAACGCGGTGAACCACCCGCCGGACCACATCTCGATGCGCTTCGTGATTCCGGCGTCGTGCATGTCCTTGATGAGCTGGGCGGCGCGGACGCTCTCTTCGCTGTTGATGCTCACTGCGCCGTCCTCGGTGAACGGTTGCCCGCCGAGTTGACGGAACAGCATCCGCCACATCTGCGGCACCGCCTGCGTCGGGATGTTCACCATCGCCACGTCGTCGGGGAGTTGCTTTCCGGCCTCGATGAAGTCGTCCCACGTCTCGATCGACTTCGGGTCGATGCCGGCCTCCTCGTAACGGTCCCGCTTGTAGAACACGCCGGTCGGGCCGATGTCCCACGGGAGCGCGTAATCCTTCCCGTCGACGCTGACCGTCTGCCACTTTCCCTCCACGATGTCCTCGCGGACGCCCGCCTCGTCGATGCGGTCGGTGAGGTCCATCAGGCCGTTCTTGCTCCCGTAGGCCGTCACGTCGTAGTTCTGAATGGACGAGAAGTCGGGCGCTCCCTTTCCGCTCGTAATCGCGGTCTGGAACCGCTGTTCCCACGTGGTGCCGCCCATCTCCTCGACCGAAACGTCGGCGTCTTTCTCCTCGTTGTAGGATTCGGCGGCGGAGGCGAGCGCTCTAGCGGCGATGTTCCAGGCCCACCCGTTAGCCGAGGACGCCATCGACGCCGTGGACTCCCCGCCGGTTCCGGTGTTCGATCCGCCGTTACCTCCGCCGTCGCTTCCGCCGGTGCTGACGCAGCCAGCCACTCCAGCGGCACCCGCTATTCCGAGCGCGTGCACGAACTGTCGACGGCGTACACTAGGGTCTGCAGAGTCTTTCATGGTTAACCCATCGAGACCATCTATGTGAAAATGCATTAACATTTCGGTGGGTCGCCTCCCGTTTCGGCGGAGCGTTCCCCCCGCGGCCGGTTTCGTTCGGAACCGCGTTCCCGCGACTGCGGCACCCACCCAATCGAAAGAACCATACTCGTTCACCGTGCCACGTACTGCCACATGGGTGACGACTGGCAATCCCCGGAGATTATCGGCAGGAACCGGCTCCGTCCGCACGCGGACGTGTTACCGTACGGCGACGTCGAGGCCGCACTCGACGGGGCCCGCGGCGCGTCGCCGTGGATTTCGCTTCTGAACGGCGAG from Halopelagius longus encodes:
- a CDS encoding ABC transporter substrate-binding protein, whose amino-acid sequence is MAGCVSTGGSDGGGNGGSNTGTGGESTASMASSANGWAWNIAARALASAAESYNEEKDADVSVEEMGGTTWEQRFQTAITSGKGAPDFSSIQNYDVTAYGSKNGLMDLTDRIDEAGVREDIVEGKWQTVSVDGKDYALPWDIGPTGVFYKRDRYEEAGIDPKSIETWDDFIEAGKQLPDDVAMVNIPTQAVPQMWRMLFRQLGGQPFTEDGAVSINSEESVRAAQLIKDMHDAGITKRIEMWSGGWFTAFSEGTLASIPTAAWMDGTLRAELPDTAGNWGVYKLPAFEKGGTRASNRGGSNMAIPSQIDDEGTVERAWDFIEYAMTTPDVQNMMLEEYGLFPSLTSAYESDIYDEELDFYGGQAVFRLFAEVATEIEPYRYTVDTPEVIDAINTEIGNMLDGKSPEKAMQSAAETVASRTDRDVA